The stretch of DNA TTGTTGTGGTCCATATATCATCAAGAACCACCAAACATTTTTTCTGTTTCTGAAAGTTGTAAAGCTCCCTTGCTAATTCAACATCACTTATGTTTTTGATGTGATTTCTTTGTGCAGCTGTGGGAGAAGTGAAAGCAAAGTAAATTGCTTCGAAGACATGGCGTGTATTACATTGCTGAGATATTGAGGCCCAAGCATAACAATCAAAGTGAGTCTTGACTTGAGGATGCTGATAGACCTTTCTGGCAAGAGTAGTCTTCCCCAAACCACCCATCCCGCATAAAGAAATCACCTTATGCTTATGAGGGTTCTCTTTTTCAGTCAAAAGGGCAACCAACTCCTGGATATCTTTATGGAATCCAACAACATGGTTGTCTTCAACATAAGAATAAGCTTGCCTCAACTTTCTTTGCTGTTGGACATAGCTGCTTGAAGAAGCTTCATCTGCTTTGTGTATTGATCTGTGTACTCCAAGTGCTTCTAATTGTGAAGTCCAAGTATCAATGTTGGATGAGATCCTCTCAATCTCTGATCCAACTTTGTGGACATCAATAATGCGAACACACCATTTTAATGCACGTTTGATAGTTCCATGACTACAAGCCACTTTGAGGACATAAGTCTCAATAACATCTTCCAAGGCATAAGAATTTTCTCTTATCTGGACAACCAAAAGGCGAACTCTCTCATCACCATTTCTAACCCAAGCATCTGCATCTTTTAAGAAAGCACTCATACATTGAAGCTTGATTTTTGCATTCCCCACTTGGCCTTTGACTCCATACAAGAATTGAGCTTCAGAAATCACCAAGTCTCCAAGCCTTTCAATCACAAACGAAACAACAGCATCTGCCATTATGATGATCTTGCTCAGATTCAGTAtgccttttcaattttattaaatgttaTGTGTTCAtatgttattatatattatacaatATTACTAActtcaatattatattatgtaATTAAATGTAGTTGTGTGGTAGTGGGAGGTAGTAGAATCATTTCACATTGGGACCAGATCATCATCAAAAGATTAAatatatttgattttcttaGATTCACATGtgcttttgtttttctttatataaattaatttacattttaaattgAATGATAGTTGTAGTGGTGTGGTAGTGGGAGGTATGGTAGAATCATTTCACATTGTGATCTGATAAAGAATTCAGAGTTGAAGTGATTGTTATACACCAAACTCATCACAAGAATATAATCTTGTTGGCTGATCGGATATGGTGATGAGAATAATCACATGATGTTTGTGCATGAGTTCATGAGTAATGGCGCTTTAGCAAGCTATCTGTTTGGCTGTCTTAAACAAAGTTGGAACCTAAGGACTCAAATTGCTGTTGGGATTGGTAAATGACTATGTTCTTCTTGATGAGTACTAAAATACTCGAATTTCTAATTTTGGGATGGCAAGATtgaaatttcgggacgaaatgtAATCTTGGGATGGGTGACCTCTAGGGAAATTTTCACGAGAAGCTTGCGAGTAAGGACAAAGCACGTTGGaaatactcgtgttggtttACAGGGTCAGTTATTAATCTTGGAAGCAACCAGAGTGACCTACTCGTGTATAAGAATCATTAATCTGTGAGGGAAGACTCAATAGAGGCTTAAAGTGTGGACATATCAAAGCCTTTTTAATACGAAGAGTACGAATAGAGGAACAAAAGGGTATATAGCACCCAATTGGTTTAGGTCCGTGCCTATCTCAATTAAGGTTGATGTGTACAATTTTGGCATAGTCATGCTTGAAATTGTTTGTTGTCAAGGAAACTTGGATGTGGAAAAAGATTAAGTGATTGGGCTTATGGATGCTACAATGATGAGAATGTTGAAGCTCTAATTGAAAACGACATTAAGCTATGACTATAAGTGACGTGAAAATGGTGGAGAGGTTTGTGATGTTTGTTGCCATTTGGTGCCTTAATGAAGACCCACTatgaagaatgtcatgttgATGCTTGAAGGAATAGTTCAAGTTTCAAGCCCCCCACCAAGATCCTTATTTGTCTAGTTTATCTTTGCTTAAACCCTGCAACTTCCTCTGTTTTTACTACAAAACTAAAAGAAGTCACCACTATTTGGTATGCAAATGATGACAACAATCCTGCTGCAAAAGGATCCCACAAGTTGAGTTGACTAAACACTATGGCTTGGTCCTTACAAATCCCTTGTTGTAAAAATTGGTAAACTTCAAACGCAGCGAAATAATAAAggtacaaaataatttttttttactcaatTTGGTTGCGAAACTTTTCTCCGAACTATACAAACCATTGCAAATATCTCTCTTTAGCTATATTATGctcattttcaaaataatatgtttatgtgGCTATGAGGTATAGGTACAATTTTAGTATAAGGACTTATTTAATAACCTTGAattacttaaaatttaatttattgatattaaacatataaacaAAAACTCTAAGAATGGACATACAAATGCTCATAATGTATCATGAAATTgctatttatgtatttattttttatctggACTTTTAAACTAGGCTAAGTTAATATTATGTTAGTGTTATATCAAcaaattgtttaaataaacgAGTAGAATGCAACCGCAAAAAAGTAATTCCAACGATTTTTATAGTTCAAGGGAAATTTTTATAACAGAGAAAAGTTCAGAGAAAAAACTCTTCAAGGGTCATAGGGGgcaaatcttatttatatattgaattgatAGCAAATTTGAGGTGTCATCTATTTTTCATAGTTAACTGTCAACACGGACTGTTTATGTGTATACTCTTATACACATGTCACGTTTATATTAGTacatatgatattattatttaaaaattataagaaatttccaaatttataatattttttatttttttaatattttattttttatatttataattttatttaattttaaaataaaatttgaaataaaaatattaggcGTACCAATGTAAACATGTCACGTGTAAAATTTGGAAGATTGAGTAGTTTGGAAGGTTTTACTTCTAAAATTTGATCTAAAAAATTAAGTACAAATGAAACGATAGTTTGAAAGGTTTAGCCGCTGAAAACTCTTAATGTTTTTCTCTAATTACACACAAGTGTGTCATTGAACTCCTAATCCAATTAGAAGTAAggttcttaaaaaaatttacaaaccgctCAATCCGAATAAATCGCTCAAACTAAATTGAATAAATCGACAAAAAAATACAACCTGAATAACTTTACGAAAAATTTAAAccgcccaatgaatatattgggCAGGTTGAATATTATTTTAACCCGCCCAAATAACCTTAATAAAACGAATAAAccaaattacatattttttactaaaattatctataatataatataatatataaattacgtttaataattaaaatattttacatttaaagtttgtattttataatatttaatttaaaatttataattaataattttgattgtatttaaatattaaaattgaaatttaaaatttacaaatgaattctatttttaaaaaaatattgtttaatattttaatatttattttttaatattaatttaaactataataattttaatcatGAAATATCTACGCTACACatttagtttttcaaattaattatttacaccaaaaactaacaataataaaaaaaataaaaaataaaaatgatttaAACGGCTTAATCAAACCGACAAAAATTATTAGACgggttatattattttattttttattagacaGATTACAATTTTGATATTTACAACccgatatttatattaaattattaaaaaataccaAATAACCCGAACAAACTTACTCTAGTACACCGGAGAACTGAGAAATTGAGCTGAAATGCTTCAATTCCTAAGTGCCATTCTCAACAAAAGGTTCTAATTtggtcagttttttttttttttgacaaatacttttttttactaaaaaggATCAGCCATAGCCATAGCCATAGCCATAGCCCTTTGGTTCGAGAAGCTTAGCTAAGCATCCATGGAGATGGATGGAGACGGAGATATGGATTCCCTCTTCGAAGGAATGGTGCTTTTCAATCCAATCTCCGAACATCCCTCTCACTCTCACTCCCACTCTGACTCTCACTCTCAATCTcaatctgaatctgaatctgaatctcACTCTCTCTTCACTGACCTAACCATCCTCTCACCATCTCCATCTGAATCTCCATCTCCATCTCTATCGGAATCTAAATCATTCaatcaaattcaaattcaaaataaaaataacagtaATCATAAGAAGAAAAAGAGACCTGCTTTGAGGATTGGATACGCCAGGAATGCTTCTGCTGTTGCTTTTGAAGACAATCCACCAATTTCCGACGATCATCAACATCTTCCGTCTTCGAACGAACCGCCTTGTTCTTCCGTCGATGTCGATTTCGACTTTCGACTGCTTCAAATTAAGAACCAGATCTCGGAAAAGCTTGAATTCGTTCGTCAATTGGCGGCTTCTGTGTCTGCCGACCGGAAAGAAGCTATTGCTAACAGAAGGAAAGCTGCTCAAACGCTACACAGGGCTTCCAACGCTTATGCTGAGCTTGAAACTCGACTCGATGAGGCTTGCAGATCGGAGGATTTTGAGACTGCTGAAACGCTTAGTGAGAGTTTGGCTGCTGCTGAATCTGAAAAACAGACTCTTGTGGCGGCACTTGCTGATGCTGAGGCTCGATGCGATGAGGTTGAATTGAGGATGAAGGAGGTTTTGGCTTCTCAGATTGCTGCTGAGGAAGAATGTGCTTCTCTGCTCCACCAATTCGCTCAGGTAAGTAAATGGTAATGATAATGATAGTGATGATGATACTTGTTTCGACTATTGTATTGGGATTCTTCTTAGTCTTATTTGTTTCCAcatgattatgattatgataCTTGTATCGATTCTTGTATTGGGATTCTTCTTTTTAGTCTTATTTGTTTCCACaagataatgatgatgatgatgatatgataatgataatggtaattatgatgatgatgatgataccTGTTTTGATTCTTGATTGGGATACTTATTTGTATGATAATTATATGATTACATataatgataatgatgatgatggtaCCTGTTTCGATTCTTGTATTGGGATCCTTTCTTAGTCTTATTTGTGTTTCAACAGGATACCTCAGAAAAAGCAGAATTGGGTTTCAAAACAGCCGAACAAGTCTCCTCGAAGAAATTGGAGGAATGGCAGTGTTCGACGGAATCGTTGGAGCTTAAAAAGAtggagttagaaatcgagtcaAACATAGTAAATGAAGCTCGGACTATGTTGACTAGTTCAATTGAGAACTCAGTTGAGGATGACCAGAGAGAAAAAGAGTCTCTTTGCAAGAAGAAGAGTGTTCTTTTGGACGAACTTCAGGAGCTACTTGCTCTTGTAAAACAAAAGGAACAAGAAATAGCAGAAACCGATTCTAACATCAAAGCAGTCGAGAACAGGATTGCCCATGTCGTCTCTGGTTTTCAGGAGATGCATTCCAACATCGACTCTAAATTTGGTAACTTGCAGTCTTGTATTTCGGACATAGAATTAGAAAGCAAATCCTTGTGTGAACTGAAGAAGGAAATTGATGATTTCGTCGTGAATGagcaagagaaagagagaaagttgAGGGAACTTGGAAACTCTTCCAAGGAGGAAGCTGAGGCATACCATCAAGTCGTTGAGCTTAGAAAAAATCTGATGACTTTTGTTTTGAAGTCTAAGGAAGATAAGGATAGGCTTGCAAAGACTGAGAAGAAGCTTTCTGATGAAGTTCAAATGCTCCATCAAGAGGTTTCGTCTTCAAGATCTTCCCTTCAGGAACTATCTACAAGAAAATCTAGCATCCAACAGGATATAGCATCGTCAAAGCAAAAGATAATTTTCATAGACAAAAGAGTCCCAGAGCTGGAAGTAGAAAAGAAAGTGGCTGCAACTGCAAGAAATTTTAGAGAAGCTGCACGAATAGCAGCTGAGGCAAAATCACTGACGGTTGAGAAGAATGGCATCGAGACTGAGATGGAAAGAGGTTTATTAGAGCTGGAGAAGCTCGAGAAAGAAATTAATGACACTGTTGAGAAACTGGAGGAGACAGAGGTGGTCATTTCCTCCAAGGAAAAAGAGTTAGCCATGGCCAGATTTGAGAGGCTGGTTTTAACGGCGGGATATGCTGAAGCAGAAAGAGCAGTTGCTTTGGAATTCGGAGATGCTGAAGAGGCTAAGCTTCTCCTTGCTGAGAAAGAAGTTGCAGAATCTGAAGCCAAAGATCTTGAgccaatatataattttaaggtGGAGGAGTTACCAAATATTCCAAAACACTTCATCTCCATGGAACTTATAGCCAATCTTGGGAAGAAGCAATTAGAGGAATTGGCAGCATCTATTGGTATTTCTCCAAAGGAGTGAAATAATGAGGGCTCTGGTTCTGGCTCTGTTATTAACTCATCATGCATATGTGTAACATAGGTAATATTATATCTCTCTTACTCGTTAATTCTTTTTTCGTTGGGGGGTATTTGGTTTTTGTTTTGATACTTGTTTATgcttttttacctttttttttcttcttttatttgtaatttttggtTGGGATTTTGATCAAATGGAAAGAGCATACGAATTGAAATAATCTACTTAGTTATTATTATATGAGCATTACTATAAGGCACCAGTAATCTCTAGCACCACTTACTGAGTGTTAGACACTATTGAAGTTTTTTAGcatttatcttattattatatatagagagagaaaggagatTTGCATAGATTTACCAAGTTGACATACTATTCTTCTTGGTAAGCTAAGATACGTATGGAGATAATTTGGTGTGAAATAGGACTTGCTCTTACAACTCCTTAAGGTTAAGAGTTATAGAAATTTGAGTAAGTTAATGAAAGTGTTGCCAATGGTGTTATGAGTAATTGAAGGTAGCAATTCAAACAAGTTATGGGAAAAGCTTTAAGAACCCAACTGATACCATTTTGCCAAGTGTATTTAAAATCAGAAACATCTTCCTcactttattaaaatttaatgaaaaatactaAGAAGACCCTTTGGTGCCTCTTAATGAAGACCCTTCTTCAAGAAGAATGTTATGCTGATGCTTCATGTTGAAGGAATATTAGTTCAATATATAATTCCATATCTTATATccattaagtattttttttttttgtacaccATTCTTCATAGTGGATCTTACTGATGGATCCTTTTCAATGCCTTACAATAACCCTTTTCATTGCAGGATTTTGTTGTTTGATTTTCTCTTAGAAAAAAAGAATGACAAAACATTGTGCAGATGAAACAGAAGAATGTTTTTCAGTGAAATGAAACATTGTGCAGATGAGCATTGTTTATGGCTGTAAAGTTCAAGAGCTCTtctctaaataaataaataaagttcaAGAGCTCTTATCATTTttctgaataaaaaaaaaattattctcaaaaaatatcacaataaattaaaaaaaaaaattgacaaccAAATTGCCAAAAATGAACTCTACactatttttttctattattttagtgaaatgactattctatttagaaatagaaaaaaaaattattctaatgcaatatgagaaaaaaattaataaactttttatcaattattttcatgcattttaaatttgattctaTTCCATTCCTACTATTATTCcctttctcatttttattaaGCTTAAGAGATTAAGTCAAGGGAAACCTCCTCTTGATCACACTATCTCATCCCCCATAAAGCTATATTCACCAATGACAATGACTAATTTTGGTAGCTCTTCTAATGTTGGCATTGGATCATCCTTAAGTTGGGAGATTCCTCAAAGATTTGGAGAGAATTGGACTTATAAATTTGAGGACAGATTAGtatcaaaggaacaatatcTATCTTGGTGGTATTAGTATCAAAGGAAAAAAGACAAGTGATTGTGAGGAGTTTAGATACTTGGTACATCCAAACATTATTCAGTTGTACAAACAAGTGATTAAAAACACAATCCAAACCAaacatattataattttcaataattagTTTTTCCATAAGAACATACACACTTCAATATCCAAACATTAATTATTCAATTGTACATAGAAAAAGAAACAAGAAAGCCACACCCCCACAAAACATAATTATTCCAAGTAACATAAAGAAGTAGAAATCAAACACACACACATTCCAAACATTAGTTATATGCATCCTCCAAATGTTGATTGGTTGTATGCATAGCTCAAAGATTGTCACTTGTTGGTAGATCTGCAATAATAATTCATGACAGAAAATGCAATGAGTAAATAAGAAAtcaaaatatctataaatatcaaAAAGAACTTGTGAATAAGATAGGTATGCAGTTCCAAAAAATGTACCTCTATTGCATTTGATAAATACTCGAGATGTGATGTTCTTGACTTTATAGAAATCGTCTCCTCCTTCTTCCATCCTTTCTTTGAATTTCTTAGGCATATGAACTATCACCATCTCGTTCAGTGTAGAGATGCTGCTTAATCCATTTGGAACTTTCCTCAATCGGATGCATTTATCGATATGCAGATGGAAAAGCCTGGACAATGCACTCTCCTCCACTTCCCACTCTTTTAAGAAATATAGACGACTAAGCTTAAGAGATTCGAGCCTACGAAAACCTCCTCTTGAGCACACCATCTTATCCCCGATAAAGCTACTTTCACCAATAACAAGGACTCTTAATTCTGGTAGCTTTTCTAATGTTGGCATTGGATCATCGTTAAGTGAGAGTGATTGCAACTCTAACTTCATAAGATTTTTGGAGAATTGGTCGGCTTGAGGTAATCTTACTATATCCGAGTGCAGTCTGAGCTTATAAATGTTAGGACAAGTTAAtatcaaaggaacaatatcTATGCACATGAAGACAGTCCCCAATACTTGTAAAGACAAAAGATGAATGAGTTTGAGAGATTGGGGATTGTGTGAAAATTTGGCGAAATTGCTGTCCACCCGAAT from Cannabis sativa cultivar Pink pepper isolate KNU-18-1 chromosome 2, ASM2916894v1, whole genome shotgun sequence encodes:
- the LOC115719495 gene encoding uncharacterized protein LOC115719495; translation: MEMDGDGDMDSLFEGMVLFNPISEHPSHSHSHSDSHSQSQSESESESHSLFTDLTILSPSPSESPSPSLSESKSFNQIQIQNKNNSNHKKKKRPALRIGYARNASAVAFEDNPPISDDHQHLPSSNEPPCSSVDVDFDFRLLQIKNQISEKLEFVRQLAASVSADRKEAIANRRKAAQTLHRASNAYAELETRLDEACRSEDFETAETLSESLAAAESEKQTLVAALADAEARCDEVELRMKEVLASQIAAEEECASLLHQFAQDTSEKAELGFKTAEQVSSKKLEEWQCSTESLELKKMELEIESNIVNEARTMLTSSIENSVEDDQREKESLCKKKSVLLDELQELLALVKQKEQEIAETDSNIKAVENRIAHVVSGFQEMHSNIDSKFGNLQSCISDIELESKSLCELKKEIDDFVVNEQEKERKLRELGNSSKEEAEAYHQVVELRKNLMTFVLKSKEDKDRLAKTEKKLSDEVQMLHQEVSSSRSSLQELSTRKSSIQQDIASSKQKIIFIDKRVPELEVEKKVAATARNFREAARIAAEAKSLTVEKNGIETEMERGLLELEKLEKEINDTVEKLEETEVVISSKEKELAMARFERLVLTAGYAEAERAVALEFGDAEEAKLLLAEKEVAESEAKDLEPIYNFKVEELPNIPKHFISMELIANLGKKQLEELAASIGISPKE